One window of Syngnathus acus chromosome 16, fSynAcu1.2, whole genome shotgun sequence genomic DNA carries:
- the LOC119135626 gene encoding trypsinogen-like protein 3, whose translation MRTGSDGKSRPSFAPYIRRGLPPSAAIDNMERLLLLLVLGLAGASPPMDDNLCQPHSRPWQVWLQSPWKRCSGALVNRWWLVTSAACASTDVTASLGEHNVTADEGTEEHIAVAEVIRHSPYRSPLHSLVMMRLAQPAHFTQYVQPIGLPGRCPQPGDSCTVSGWGSTVPNQYESPNQLKCLTVPVVEDQTCVNAFPDYLFWSLGMVCAGGADAAGCLKDNGAVLVCDGQLQGVQWVDLGCWNAEHPSVYTKLCKYNDWMRRVMDSHTPTTTTARAFTSKSP comes from the exons ATGCGGACGGGAAGTGATGGCAAATCAAGACCCTCCTTCGCTCCTTATATAAGGAGAGGGCTGCCGCCGTCTGCCGCCATAGACAACATGGAGCgtcttcttctgcttcttgtTTTGGGCCTCGCAG GTGCGTCGCCGCCGATGGACGACAACCTGTGCCAGCCTCACTCCAGACCCTGGCAGGTGTGGCTTCAGAGCCCCTGGAAGAGATGCAGCGGCGCCCTCGTAAACCGCTGGTGGCTGGTGACGTCCGCCGCCTGCGC ATCGACCGACGTCACGGCGTCGCTGGGCGAACATAATGTGACGGCGGACGAGGGCACCGAGGAGCACATTGCCGTGGCGGAGGTTATCCGCCACAGCCCGTACCGCTCACCCCTGCACAGCCTGGTCATGATGCGCCTGGCCCAGCCGGCCCATTTCACCCAATACGTGCAGCCCATCGGCCTGCCGGGTCGCTGCCCTCAGCCCGGAGACAGCTGCACTGTCAGCGGCTGGGGCTCCACAGTGCCCAATCAGT ATGAGTCTCCTAACCAGCTCAAGTGTTTAACTGTACCGGTTGTGGAAGATCAAACTTGCGTGAATGCGTTCCCCGACTACCTGTTCTGGAGCTTGGGGATGGTGTGTGCTGGCGGGGCTGACGCCGCTGGCTGCTTG AAGGACAATGGCGCCGTGCTGGTGTGCGACGGACAGCTGCAGGGCGTGCAGTGGGTGGATCTGGGCTGTTGGAACGCCGAGCACCCCAGCGTCTACACCAAGCTGTGCAAATACAACGACTGGATGCGCAGAGTGATGGACAGCCACACGCCGACCACCACCACCGCACGGGCCTTCACCTCCAAGAGCccatga
- the bcam gene encoding basal cell adhesion molecule isoform X1, whose product MDGINFGHAWLVCTLLLCPLHLCRALVTVNVAREVEVLKDETARLHCSYTISPPSGNGLVEWHIEVQGNRKRVAYRKQGGEAKSDNDTPLSGRVSISKDFTLTITSVQPSDGLAYFCSVTAGPAGNGEGATELKVFFAPENPIITKASTQAISVGQPGSSEIGNCVTMNGHPQPRIIWFKDGQPLAEVKDRKEKTYMIPSLVKEASGLYTVKSTLYMQPTKADKDSVFQCTVEYRMPGDQIKQKTSDTIDLNLYYPSETATFTLLNTGPVKEGDNVTMKCETDGNPQPEFDFTKDDKFIAAQGGLLALQSAKRTDSGVYTCKAIDFDNLDAELTGQITLNVHYMDPMNMTPAKPQVVMLGDTVEWQCKTKASAPHTVQWKKGSEVLSQDGTLSITADSYEKNGEYECVGAVPSVPGLTARASAALTVRGQPVIETPIVGEVANVGDMVSLRCSSYGFPVPQFIWKPSGKESVTMEGNKAVSTVVLPASAVVMKDGVTCEVANEYGTDSKTFSVSLKRVHNSADRVLLSGNPVLKSADQQQGGSSGVVIAVVVCVLLLLLLVALIYFLNKKSKLPCSKKDTKQVADAEVNNDIVVEMKTDKANEEAGLLNKRPPTEQ is encoded by the exons TGTGCCGAGCGTTGGTGACGGTCAACGTGGCTCGGGAAGTGGAGGTGCTGAAGGACGAGACGGCCAGGCTGCACTGCTCATACACCATTTCGCCGCCGTCCGGAAACGGCCTCGTGGAGTGGCACATC GAGGTGCAGGGCAACAGGAAGCGTGTGGCCTACCGCAAGCAGGGCGGCGAGGCCAAGAGCGACAATGACACGCCGCTTAGCGGCCGTGTCAGCATTAGCAAGGACTTCACCTTGACCATCACCTCGGTCCAACCCTCCGACGGCCTCGCCTACTTCTGCTCGGTCACTGCCGGACCCGCCGGCAACGGAGAAGGCGCCACCGAGCTCAAAGTCTTCT TTGCTCCAGAGAACCCCATCATCACAAAGGCGTCAACGCAAGCCATTTCTGTGGGGCAGCCTGGCAGCTCCGAG ATCGGTAACTGCGTTACGATGAATGGACACCCGCAGCCAAGAATCATCTGGTTTAAGGATGGCCAGCCCCTTGCCGAGGTCAAGGACCGGAAAGAAA AGACCTACATGATTCCGTCTCTGGTGAAGGAGGCGTCGGGCCTGTACACCGTCAAGAGCACGCTCTACATGCAGCCCACCAAGGCTGACAAGGACTCGGTGTTCCAGTGCACGGTGGAGTACCGCATGCCGGGAGACCAAATCAAGCAGAAGACGTCCGACACCATCGACCTCAACCTCTACT ACCCCTCGGAGACGGCGACCTTTACCCTGCTCAATACCGGCCCCGTCAAAGAGGGCGATAACGTCACCATGAAGTGCGAGACTGACGGAAACCCTCAGCCTGAGTTCGACTTCACCAAAGAC GACAAGTTCATAGCAGCCCAGGGCGGCCTTCTAGCGTTGCAATCGGCCAAGCGCACCGACTCTGGCGTGTACACGTGCAAGGCCATCGACTTTGACAATCTGGACGCTGAACTGACGGGCCAGATCACCCTCAACGTGCACT ACATGGATCCGATGAATATGACCCCAGCCAAGCCTCAGGTTGTCATGCTCGGAGACACCGTGGAATGGCAGTGCAAGACCAAAGCCTCGGCCCCTCATACAGTGCAATGGAAAAAG GGCTCTGAGGTCCTCTCCCAGGACGGGACCCTCTCCATAACAGCCGACTCCTACGAGAAAAACGGAGAGTACGAGTGCGTCGGGGCCGTGCCGTCCGTGCCGGGACTGACGGCCCGGGCTAGTGCTGCCCTCACCGTCAGAG GACAGCCCGTGATCGAGACGCCGATTGTCGGGGAGGTGGCCAATGTAGGAGATATGGTGTCCCTCAGGTGCTCCTCCTACGGTTTCCCCGTTCCGCAGTTCATCTGGAAGCCATCGGGGAAAGAG TCTGTGACGATGGAGGGTAACAAGGCGGTGAGCACCGTCGTCCTGCCGGCCAGCGCCGTCGTCATGAAGGACGGCGTGACCTGCGAGGTGGCTAACGAGTACGGCACCGATAGCAAGACCTTCAGTGTATCTCTCAAAAGAG TTCACAACTCCGCCGACAGAG TGCTGCTCTCTGGAAACCCTGTGCTTAAGTCAG CTGACCAGCAGCAGGGCGGTTCCAGCGGGGTGGTGATCGCCGTGGTGGTGTGcgtgctgctgctcctgctgctggTGGCCCTCATCTACTTTCTCAACAAGAAGAGCAAGCTGCCCTGCTCCAAGAAGGACACAAAGCAAGT GGCGGACGCTGAAGTGAACAATGACATCGTCGTTGAGATGAAGACTGACAAGGCCAACGAAGAGGCCGGTCTCCTCAACAAGAGACCGCCCACAGAACAG TGA
- the bcam gene encoding basal cell adhesion molecule isoform X3, giving the protein MDGINFGHAWLVCTLLLCPLHLCRALVTVNVAREVEVLKDETARLHCSYTISPPSGNGLVEWHIEVQGNRKRVAYRKQGGEAKSDNDTPLSGRVSISKDFTLTITSVQPSDGLAYFCSVTAGPAGNGEGATELKVFFAPENPIITKASTQAISVGQPGSSEIGNCVTMNGHPQPRIIWFKDGQPLAEVKDRKEKTYMIPSLVKEASGLYTVKSTLYMQPTKADKDSVFQCTVEYRMPGDQIKQKTSDTIDLNLYYPSETATFTLLNTGPVKEGDNVTMKCETDGNPQPEFDFTKDDKFIAAQGGLLALQSAKRTDSGVYTCKAIDFDNLDAELTGQITLNVHYMDPMNMTPAKPQVVMLGDTVEWQCKTKASAPHTVQWKKGSEVLSQDGTLSITADSYEKNGEYECVGAVPSVPGLTARASAALTVRGQPVIETPIVGEVANVGDMVSLRCSSYGFPVPQFIWKPSGKESVTMEGNKAVSTVVLPASAVVMKDGVTCEVANEYGTDSKTFSVSLKRADQQQGGSSGVVIAVVVCVLLLLLLVALIYFLNKKSKLPCSKKDTKQVADAEVNNDIVVEMKTDKANEEAGLLNKRPPTEQ; this is encoded by the exons TGTGCCGAGCGTTGGTGACGGTCAACGTGGCTCGGGAAGTGGAGGTGCTGAAGGACGAGACGGCCAGGCTGCACTGCTCATACACCATTTCGCCGCCGTCCGGAAACGGCCTCGTGGAGTGGCACATC GAGGTGCAGGGCAACAGGAAGCGTGTGGCCTACCGCAAGCAGGGCGGCGAGGCCAAGAGCGACAATGACACGCCGCTTAGCGGCCGTGTCAGCATTAGCAAGGACTTCACCTTGACCATCACCTCGGTCCAACCCTCCGACGGCCTCGCCTACTTCTGCTCGGTCACTGCCGGACCCGCCGGCAACGGAGAAGGCGCCACCGAGCTCAAAGTCTTCT TTGCTCCAGAGAACCCCATCATCACAAAGGCGTCAACGCAAGCCATTTCTGTGGGGCAGCCTGGCAGCTCCGAG ATCGGTAACTGCGTTACGATGAATGGACACCCGCAGCCAAGAATCATCTGGTTTAAGGATGGCCAGCCCCTTGCCGAGGTCAAGGACCGGAAAGAAA AGACCTACATGATTCCGTCTCTGGTGAAGGAGGCGTCGGGCCTGTACACCGTCAAGAGCACGCTCTACATGCAGCCCACCAAGGCTGACAAGGACTCGGTGTTCCAGTGCACGGTGGAGTACCGCATGCCGGGAGACCAAATCAAGCAGAAGACGTCCGACACCATCGACCTCAACCTCTACT ACCCCTCGGAGACGGCGACCTTTACCCTGCTCAATACCGGCCCCGTCAAAGAGGGCGATAACGTCACCATGAAGTGCGAGACTGACGGAAACCCTCAGCCTGAGTTCGACTTCACCAAAGAC GACAAGTTCATAGCAGCCCAGGGCGGCCTTCTAGCGTTGCAATCGGCCAAGCGCACCGACTCTGGCGTGTACACGTGCAAGGCCATCGACTTTGACAATCTGGACGCTGAACTGACGGGCCAGATCACCCTCAACGTGCACT ACATGGATCCGATGAATATGACCCCAGCCAAGCCTCAGGTTGTCATGCTCGGAGACACCGTGGAATGGCAGTGCAAGACCAAAGCCTCGGCCCCTCATACAGTGCAATGGAAAAAG GGCTCTGAGGTCCTCTCCCAGGACGGGACCCTCTCCATAACAGCCGACTCCTACGAGAAAAACGGAGAGTACGAGTGCGTCGGGGCCGTGCCGTCCGTGCCGGGACTGACGGCCCGGGCTAGTGCTGCCCTCACCGTCAGAG GACAGCCCGTGATCGAGACGCCGATTGTCGGGGAGGTGGCCAATGTAGGAGATATGGTGTCCCTCAGGTGCTCCTCCTACGGTTTCCCCGTTCCGCAGTTCATCTGGAAGCCATCGGGGAAAGAG TCTGTGACGATGGAGGGTAACAAGGCGGTGAGCACCGTCGTCCTGCCGGCCAGCGCCGTCGTCATGAAGGACGGCGTGACCTGCGAGGTGGCTAACGAGTACGGCACCGATAGCAAGACCTTCAGTGTATCTCTCAAAAGAG CTGACCAGCAGCAGGGCGGTTCCAGCGGGGTGGTGATCGCCGTGGTGGTGTGcgtgctgctgctcctgctgctggTGGCCCTCATCTACTTTCTCAACAAGAAGAGCAAGCTGCCCTGCTCCAAGAAGGACACAAAGCAAGT GGCGGACGCTGAAGTGAACAATGACATCGTCGTTGAGATGAAGACTGACAAGGCCAACGAAGAGGCCGGTCTCCTCAACAAGAGACCGCCCACAGAACAG TGA
- the bcam gene encoding basal cell adhesion molecule isoform X2 gives MDGINFGHAWLVCTLLLCPLHLCRALVTVNVAREVEVLKDETARLHCSYTISPPSGNGLVEWHIEVQGNRKRVAYRKQGGEAKSDNDTPLSGRVSISKDFTLTITSVQPSDGLAYFCSVTAGPAGNGEGATELKVFFAPENPIITKASTQAISVGQPGSSEIGNCVTMNGHPQPRIIWFKDGQPLAEVKDRKEKTYMIPSLVKEASGLYTVKSTLYMQPTKADKDSVFQCTVEYRMPGDQIKQKTSDTIDLNLYYPSETATFTLLNTGPVKEGDNVTMKCETDGNPQPEFDFTKDDKFIAAQGGLLALQSAKRTDSGVYTCKAIDFDNLDAELTGQITLNVHYMDPMNMTPAKPQVVMLGDTVEWQCKTKASAPHTVQWKKGSEVLSQDGTLSITADSYEKNGEYECVGAVPSVPGLTARASAALTVRGQPVIETPIVGEVANVGDMVSLRCSSYGFPVPQFIWKPSGKESVTMEGNKAVSTVVLPASAVVMKDGVTCEVANEYGTDSKTFSVSLKRVHNSADRADQQQGGSSGVVIAVVVCVLLLLLLVALIYFLNKKSKLPCSKKDTKQVADAEVNNDIVVEMKTDKANEEAGLLNKRPPTEQ, from the exons TGTGCCGAGCGTTGGTGACGGTCAACGTGGCTCGGGAAGTGGAGGTGCTGAAGGACGAGACGGCCAGGCTGCACTGCTCATACACCATTTCGCCGCCGTCCGGAAACGGCCTCGTGGAGTGGCACATC GAGGTGCAGGGCAACAGGAAGCGTGTGGCCTACCGCAAGCAGGGCGGCGAGGCCAAGAGCGACAATGACACGCCGCTTAGCGGCCGTGTCAGCATTAGCAAGGACTTCACCTTGACCATCACCTCGGTCCAACCCTCCGACGGCCTCGCCTACTTCTGCTCGGTCACTGCCGGACCCGCCGGCAACGGAGAAGGCGCCACCGAGCTCAAAGTCTTCT TTGCTCCAGAGAACCCCATCATCACAAAGGCGTCAACGCAAGCCATTTCTGTGGGGCAGCCTGGCAGCTCCGAG ATCGGTAACTGCGTTACGATGAATGGACACCCGCAGCCAAGAATCATCTGGTTTAAGGATGGCCAGCCCCTTGCCGAGGTCAAGGACCGGAAAGAAA AGACCTACATGATTCCGTCTCTGGTGAAGGAGGCGTCGGGCCTGTACACCGTCAAGAGCACGCTCTACATGCAGCCCACCAAGGCTGACAAGGACTCGGTGTTCCAGTGCACGGTGGAGTACCGCATGCCGGGAGACCAAATCAAGCAGAAGACGTCCGACACCATCGACCTCAACCTCTACT ACCCCTCGGAGACGGCGACCTTTACCCTGCTCAATACCGGCCCCGTCAAAGAGGGCGATAACGTCACCATGAAGTGCGAGACTGACGGAAACCCTCAGCCTGAGTTCGACTTCACCAAAGAC GACAAGTTCATAGCAGCCCAGGGCGGCCTTCTAGCGTTGCAATCGGCCAAGCGCACCGACTCTGGCGTGTACACGTGCAAGGCCATCGACTTTGACAATCTGGACGCTGAACTGACGGGCCAGATCACCCTCAACGTGCACT ACATGGATCCGATGAATATGACCCCAGCCAAGCCTCAGGTTGTCATGCTCGGAGACACCGTGGAATGGCAGTGCAAGACCAAAGCCTCGGCCCCTCATACAGTGCAATGGAAAAAG GGCTCTGAGGTCCTCTCCCAGGACGGGACCCTCTCCATAACAGCCGACTCCTACGAGAAAAACGGAGAGTACGAGTGCGTCGGGGCCGTGCCGTCCGTGCCGGGACTGACGGCCCGGGCTAGTGCTGCCCTCACCGTCAGAG GACAGCCCGTGATCGAGACGCCGATTGTCGGGGAGGTGGCCAATGTAGGAGATATGGTGTCCCTCAGGTGCTCCTCCTACGGTTTCCCCGTTCCGCAGTTCATCTGGAAGCCATCGGGGAAAGAG TCTGTGACGATGGAGGGTAACAAGGCGGTGAGCACCGTCGTCCTGCCGGCCAGCGCCGTCGTCATGAAGGACGGCGTGACCTGCGAGGTGGCTAACGAGTACGGCACCGATAGCAAGACCTTCAGTGTATCTCTCAAAAGAG TTCACAACTCCGCCGACAGAG CTGACCAGCAGCAGGGCGGTTCCAGCGGGGTGGTGATCGCCGTGGTGGTGTGcgtgctgctgctcctgctgctggTGGCCCTCATCTACTTTCTCAACAAGAAGAGCAAGCTGCCCTGCTCCAAGAAGGACACAAAGCAAGT GGCGGACGCTGAAGTGAACAATGACATCGTCGTTGAGATGAAGACTGACAAGGCCAACGAAGAGGCCGGTCTCCTCAACAAGAGACCGCCCACAGAACAG TGA